TTTTCAAACATTTTCGCTAATTCTTTCATTCCTGGAAATTCACGTGCAGATTCCTGCAACCAAGAATATTCTTTGAAGCTTTCTGCAAACAACTTACCAAATATCGGCATAACGAATCGGAAATATAAATAATACCCTTGACGAAACACAGGTAGTGTCGGTTGAGACGTCTCTAAACAGACAACATTCCCTCCTGGCTTAACCACGCGATACATTTCATGAAGAACTTGCATATAATCAGGTACATTCCTTAGTCCAAAACCAATTGTAACATAGTCAAACGAATTATCATCAAAAGGTAATTCCATCGCATTGCCATGGATAAGGTCAATATTAGTTAAGCCTAAAGAATTAACTTTGTCCTGCCCAATTTTTAACATGTTTTTACTGAAATCTAAGCCAGTTACTTGACCAGTTTTCCCAACTGCTTCGGCAAGTGCAATCGTCCAATCCCCTGTACCACAACATACATCGAGCGCTTTTGCACCTTCTTGAACATTCATTTTTTTCATCGTTGCTACTCGCCATTTAATATGCTTCTTAAAGCTAATAATCGAATTCATCTTATCATAATTATCATGGATTTTCTCAAAAACATGGTGTACACGTTCTTCTTTAGATTGTTGCATAATCCTACCCTTCTTCCACTAT
This sequence is a window from Bacillus sp. SM2101. Protein-coding genes within it:
- a CDS encoding demethylmenaquinone methyltransferase codes for the protein MQQSKEERVHHVFEKIHDNYDKMNSIISFKKHIKWRVATMKKMNVQEGAKALDVCCGTGDWTIALAEAVGKTGQVTGLDFSKNMLKIGQDKVNSLGLTNIDLIHGNAMELPFDDNSFDYVTIGFGLRNVPDYMQVLHEMYRVVKPGGNVVCLETSQPTLPVFRQGYYLYFRFVMPIFGKLFAESFKEYSWLQESAREFPGMKELAKMFEKTGFNKVEYKAFTGGVAAMHLGYK